A portion of the Malassezia japonica chromosome 3, complete sequence genome contains these proteins:
- the ELP1 gene encoding Putative elongator complex protein 1 (COG:K; BUSCO:EOG09260JO5; EggNog:ENOG503NVRK), producing the protein MRNLTTLAVEALGGGAPWQAVAPDAEAADGVYVASAERGAEGLVRLTVGRATPSACEELASLAVVGAPGNNADEIRLFQMLADGGDVAGNAPALCLVTAGGDIVYLLLDTLKAEIVGSVEQGLLAARWSLDEEVLVLITAPGADGVAKLLLMTRDLEVLHEAPLSTDDFGEDQPVNVGWGSKATQFHGSEGKQAAAAQPRAGDARGPPVPEDDGLPRVAWRSDGAFFVVSSLERDAYGAHRILRVYTRAGVLSATSDASVRGISHCLAVRPIGNVIATTQRAGRTPDGDEWAPGRDGRHDVVFFERNGLRHGEFSLREEHGAGPKGNTYGEALPTWNTPHAVQSLAWNADGSALAVHLVRGPHAVVQVWTTKNYHWYLKQEIQLEGLRALQWHAEEPLWLYLVHAGGVEKRVYATDTVVSSGTPPHDASCAAVVDGHALLLTPFRLQNVPPPMCAACILDTPRLEPFVPQVPVHVAWDTVGGDATTDYLAVLFREEVHVWRIAYGVLGSRAKWAPERIAVLRVVPGAIQVALAVSDSITIGLLRPDGAEWVQGGDRGTLAFSTGGARRLVTMRETKALVVHGPDGSVVDVATSSPLPSLPTFCERLVVFPAPHATPLGLARDGRLVLPNRTLAKDATSFVVTNRLVVWTTWTHEARFLPLAALSGDVQTLELGRRVERGSTIVTAVPSAMSLVLQMPRGNLETICPRPMVLDVIRDLIDRSEYGEALRTARAHRVDLNILHDHNPTAFLASIPKVLKQVDNVDHINLLLSSMRNDDVTQTLYRPMVGESPAADTAGKVNTVCDAFLGALQVDERRYLSSVLTAHLRKDVPDYESGLRVLLRYKDTDLALADEACKYIIFLANAEQLFRVALGMYDFQLALLIAQHSQKDPREYVSFLRELRAKTPEAYQRFCIDDHLGRHTKALHSLVHAGDDRADEAMEYTVQHKLYREALDAWKGNTGRQRQVYDLFGTYLAAHQRAGEAASAFLLAKEPRKAIDAFREADQWQDALSTALMERMPRPELLALAHALIEQLSAREQYESAARICLDHVHDVEQGVSLLCSAQCLAEASRVAAAHDRFDLIETHVGPAALEGQSNAMEEADAIDEQLAQQVARLGELESKKTQEPAQFYMDDAGLENIDMQSDTMSQLTQFTRYTAAPSVAQTMSTLSLGTRATGRSKAKQKKEEKKKNAGKKGSIYEEKYLLDSVAKLLTTRLGALQRTTAQLLPALLALGTSHRAAAQKLQHRLLALEAKATQAADALGARATAQDQRRQQAEHELVAAVAHLAHQPGDEAAPGAALTALYASRHATRAPAASRPDVSSERWKMHLLDTPQAP; encoded by the exons ATGCGAAATTTgacgacgctcgccgtcgaggcgctcggcggcggcgcgccgtggcaGGCGGttgcgccggacgccgaggcggctgACGGAGTGTATGTAGCGAGTGCAGAGCGAGGTGCCGAGGGGCTCGTGCGTCTCACGGTtggccgcgcgacgccgagcgcgtgcgaggagctcgctTCGCTCGCTGTCGTCGGCGCCCCTGGCAACAATGCGGATGAGATCCGCCTGTTTCAGATGCTTGCAGACGGCGGAGACGTCGCAGGGaatgcgccggcgctgtgcCTTGTTACAGCAGGTGGCGATATCGTGTACCTTTTGCTCGATACACTCAAAGCAGAGATCGTGGGGTCCGTCGAGCAGGGCCTccttgccgcgcgctggagcTTGGACGAAGAAGTGCTTGTCCTCATCACCGCGCCGGGTGCAGACGGTGTCGCGAAGCTCTTGCTCATGACGCGCGACCTCGAAGTACTCCACGAAGCGCCTCTGTCGACCGACGACTTTGGCGAGGACCAGCCGGTGAACGTCGGGTGGGGCTCCAAGGCGACACAGTTTCACGGATCCGAGGGCAAGCAggccgctgctgcacagccgcgcgcgggcgacgcgcgggGGCCGCCAGTGCCGGAAGACGACGGACTGCCGCGCGTTGCGTGGCGATCGGACGGCGCCTTTTTTGTCGTCTCCTcgctggagcgcgacgcgtacggcgcgcatcgcatCCTGCGTGTATACACGCGCGCGGGTGTGCTCAGCGCGACGTCGGACGcgtccgtgcgcggcatTTCGCACTGCCTCGCCGTGCGTCCGATCGGCAATGTGATTGccacgacgcagcgcgcgggcAGGACGCCGGACGGCGACGAGTGGGCGCCGGGCCGTGACGGGCGGCACGATGTCGTGTTTTTTGAGCGGAACGGACTGCGCCACGGCGAGTTTTCGCTCCGCGAAGAgcacggcgcagggccAAAGGGGAATACCTACGGCGAGGCACTTCCGACGTGGAATACGCCGCACGCGGTGCAGTCGCTCGCGTGGAACGCGGATGGAAGTGCGCTTGCAGTGCACCTCGTGCGTGGGCCACACGCTGTCGTTCAGGTCTGGACGACCAAGAACTACCACTGGTACCTCAAGCAAGAGATCCAGCTGGAAGGACTGCGAGCGCTCCAATGGCACGCCGAAGAACCGCTGTGGCTCTACCTTGTGCATgcaggcggcgtcgagaAGCGCGTCTATGCCACAGATACGGTGGTATCGAGCGGAACAccgccgcacgacgcgtcgtGTGCGGCGGTGGTCGACGGCCATGCGCTCCTCCTTACGCCGTTCCGCCTGCAGAatgtgccgccgccgatgtGTGCGGCGTGCATTTTGGATACGCCGCGCCTGGAGCCGTTTGTGCCGCAGGTGCCGGTGCACGTTGCGTGGGATACCGTTGGGGGCGATGCGACGACCGACTACCTTGCGGTGCTCTTTCGCGAAGAGGTGCATGTCTGGCGCATTGCCTACGGTGTGCTGGGCAGCCGTGCCAAGTGGGCACCtgagcgcatcgcggtgctgcgtgtggtgcccggcgcgatccaggtggcgctcgccgtctcGGACTCGATCACCATCGGCCTGCTCCGCcccgacggcgccgagtgGGTGCAGGGCGGGGACCGAGGCACGCTGGCGTTCTcgacgggcggcgcacgccggctAGTGACCATGCGCGAGACCAAGGCGCTGGTCGTGCACGGCCCCGACGGCAGCGTCGTCGATGTCgcgacctcgtcgccactgccgtcgctgccgacctTTTGCGAGCGATTGGTCGTCTTTcccgcgccgcacgccacGCCCCTtggcctggcgcgcgacgggcggCTGGTCCTGCCCAACCGTACACTCGCAAAGGATGCGACGTCGTTTGTCGTGACCAACCGGCTGGTGGTCTGGACGACGTGGacgcacgaggcgcgcttcCTGCCGCTTGCCGCGCTTTCGGGCGACGTGCAaacgctcgagctcgggcggcgtgtcgagcgtgGCAGCACGATTGTGacggccgtgccgagcgctaTGTCGCTCGTCCTCCAAATGCCGCGCGGCAATCTCGAGACGATTTGCCCTCGCCCCATGGTCCTCGACGTGATCCGCGACCTGATCGACCGCAGTGAgtacggcgaggcgctgcgcactgcgcgtgcgcaccgtgtcGATCTGAATATCCTGCACGACCACAACCCCACGGCGTTCCTCGCGAGTATTCCCAAGGTCCTGAAGCAGGTCGACAATGTCGACCATATTAATTTGCTGCTCTCGAGCATGCG CAACGACGATGTGACACAGACGCTGTACCGCCCCATGGTGGGCGAATCGCCCGCGGCCGACACGGCCGGCAAAGTGAATACGGTGTGCGACGCGTttctcggcgcgctgcaggtcgacgagcgccgctaCCTCTCTTCTGTGCTCACtgcgcacctgcgcaaAGACGTGCCCGACTACGAGAGCGGCCTGCGTGTCCTGCTGCGGTACAAAGACACGGACCttgcgctggccgacgaggcgtgcaAGTACATCATCTTTCTCGCGaacgccgagcagctcttccgtgtcgcgctcggcatgtACGACTTccagcttgcgctgctcatTGCGCAGCACTCGCAAAAAGACCCCCGCGAATACGTGTCGTTTTTGAGGGAGCTGCGTGCAAAGACGCCCGAGGCGTACCAGCGCTTTTGCATCGACGACCACCTCGGGCGGCATACCAAAGCGCTGCActcgctcgtgcacgccggcgacgaccgcgcggacgaggcgatggagTACACAGTCCAGCACAAGCTGTACCGTgaagcgctcgacgcgtggAAAGGGAATACGGGCCGCCAGCGCCAGGTGTACGACCTGTTTGGCACCtacctcgcggcgcaccagcgtgccggcgaggcggcgtccGCCTTCCTCCTCGCCAAAGAGCCGCGCAAGGCCATCGACGCGTTCCGTGAGGCCGACCAGTGGCAGGATGCGCTGAGCACGGCGCTGATGGagcgcatgccgcgccccgagctccttgcgcttgccCACGCGCTCATTGAGCAGCtgagcgcgcgcgagcagtacgagagcgcggcgcgcatctgCCTCGACCACGTCCACGACGTCGAGCAAGGCGTGAGTCTGCTGTGCAGCGCGCAGTGCCTTGCGGAAGCATcacgcgtcgctgcggcgcacgatcGCTTTGACCTGATCGAGACGCACGTCGgccctgcggcgctcgaagGGCAGTCCAACGCCATGGAAGAGGCGGATgcgatcgacgagcagctcgcccagcaggtcgcgcgccttggcgagctcgagtcgaAAAAGACCCAGGAGCCCGCGCAGTTTTACATGGATGACGCCGGGCTCGAGAACATCGATATGCAGAGCGATACCATGTCGCAGCTCACGCAGTTCACGCGCTATACGGCCGCTCCGAGCGTCGCACAAACCATGTCAACGCTGTccctcggcacgcgcgccacCGGTCGGTCCAAGGCGAAGCAAAAGAAGGAGGAAAAGAAGAAGAATGCGGGCAAGAAAGGCAGCATCTACGAGGAAAAGTACCTGCTCGACTCGGTCGCCAAGCTGCtcacgacgcgcctcggtgcactgcagcgcaccacggcgcagctgctcccagcgctccttgcgctcggcacgagccaccgcgccgccgcacaaAAGCTGCAAcaccgcctgctcgccctcgaggcgaaggcgacgcaggccgccgacgcgctcggcgcgcgcgccaccgcGCAGGACCAGCGCAggcagcaggccgagcacgagctcgtggcCGCCGTCGCACACCTCGCGCACCAGCCCGGCGACGAagcggcgcccggcgcggcgctcacgGCGCTGTACGCCTCTCGGCATGCCACacgtgcgccggccgcgtcgcgccccgACGTGTCGAGCGAACGCTGGAAGATGCATTTATTGGATacgccgcaggcgccgtAG